Part of the Pedobacter roseus genome is shown below.
GAATCCTGTGCCTATTTTCAGCATACCGAAATTGGCTACAACTATCGCATGAGCAATATTGCTGCTGGAATTGGCAGGGGACAGATGGAAATGCTGCCCATGAGGATTTCGCAAAGGCGTGCAATATTCAACAGGTACAGGGAAAGCCTTTCGGGGACAATCGGAATCAGTTTTCAGGAAGAACCAAACCAACATTATTTCTCCAACAGGTGGCTTACTGCTTTTGTTGTGAACGAATCGGAACATTTTGAGGTCGAAAATTTCAGGCAGGCACTCGAGGCCGAAAATATTGAAGTGAGGTACATCTGGAAGCCGATGCACCTGCAGCCACTGTTTTCGCAATACCTTTATTTCGGCTCAGGTGTGAGCGATCGCCTTTTTCAGAATGGGATCTGTCTTCCATCAGGATCGGCGATGGACGAAGAAGATATGTCGAGAATTATCGGGGCATTTGAGCGCAATTTCTCGCCAAAACCCATCATTTACAGCGGAGCTATTATACAAGAAGAATATGGTACGGAAACAAACTGAGGGCAGAACCCGCTCGAGATGGTTGATTTTTTTGATTGATCAGGTCATTGTATGCTGGTCTTTATCGCTTTCCTTATTTGTGGTGATGCAGTTCAATTTTTCGATTGTACAGCGTGGTTATTTTTTTATCTATCTTTTTAGCTACCTGCTTATTACGAGTTCTGTATTCCTGGCGATGCGTATCCATACCGGAATTGTAAGGTACGCTAACCTCGATGATGTATACCGGATTTTTATGGCCACGCTTATATCTGGCATTTGTTATTGGCTATTTATAGAACTCATTGTTACACCCTATCTCAAAAAAGGGTGGACGGGATTTAATCTTGCGCTGATCTTCAATTTTTTCATCTCTAGTTCATTGCTCATACTGTTGCGGGTTTATGTGAGGCAGGGCTATAACCATTTGAATATCCCGTCAGAGCATAAGGTAGAAACGGTTTTAATTTACAGTAGAACCGGATCGGCCATCATTCTGAAACAGGCACTTGAAGCACAAAGGGAGAACAACTTTAATATTTTGGGGTACATTAACAACGATCCGGATAAGGTTGGGAAGTATATCCAGCAGAAAAAAATCTACCATTCCTCATCGATCAGTTACCTCAAGAAAAAATTTAAGCTCGAAAAGGTACTCATCTGTGGCGATGATCTCGATTATGGCGAGCGGAAAAGCATATTAGACAAGTGCATGAGTGAAGATATAAAAGTATCGCTCTTGCCGCCTCCGAGCCAATGGGCCTGTGGGAGGTTATCCAATAGCCAGATTAAGGAGCTAAATATTAATGACCTGTTGCAGCGCGAGCCCATTGTACTCAACAAAGAGAAGATTCTTTCAGAGATTACCGGAAAGCGTGTTTTGGTTACCGGTGCTGCAGGATCTATTGGTTCAGAAATTGTAAGGCAGCTCATCGGTTATTCACCAGAGCTGATTATCCTTTGCGACCAGGCAGAATCACCGCTACATGAGCTTCAGCTCGAGCTAATGGACCGTTATCCGGATTGCAGGGTGGTCATTTTTATGGCAAATATTCAGGACAGGCTCAGGACTTATCAGCTTTTCGATCTGTATCGTCCTGAGCTAGTATTTCATGCAGCGGCCTATAAACACGTTCCGTTGATGGAGAACAATCCAACAGAAGCCATTATGACCAATGTTTTTGGAACCAAAAATATCGCTTCGCTCTCCAAACGTTTCGAGGTTGAAAAGTTTGTGATGATTTCGACCGATAAAGCAGTTAACCCCACCAATGTGATGGGGGCAACTAAAAGGCTTGCCGAAATTTACATTCAGACCCTGCAAAATAATGAAAACGAAAATTTTAACCATACAGGTACACGTTTTATTACCACCCGGTTTGGCAACGTACTGGGCTCGAACGGCTCTGTAGTTCCCCGGTTTCGTGCCCAGATAGATGCTGGTGGACCGGTTACTGTTACCCACCCGGAAATTACCAGGTATTTTATGACCATCCCCGAAGCAGTAGAACTGGTGATGGAAGCAGCCTCGATGGGGAAAGGCGGTGAGATTTTTGTTTTTGACATGGGCGAAGCCATAAAAATTGTCGACCTCGCCATTAATATGATCAAACTTGCAGGCCTCGCGCCGCAAAAGGATATCGATATCGTTTTTACCGGCTTGCGTCCCGGAGAAAAGCTGTACGAGGAACTGCTCAATAACGAAGAGGCAACAATGGCCACCCATCACCGTAAAATTAAAATTGCCCGTGTGAAACATTATTTGTCAGGAGCAGTAGAGGAGTTGCTGGACAATTTATGGAAAGCAAAATGCAGTGGCAATGAGATTGATATGATTGGCCTTATTAAAAAGATGATACCCGAATACAGAAGTAATAATTCCGTTTTCGAAAAACTCGATAGCCCGGTGGCAGTTTAATCTGCCTGGTATTCGCTATCCGGAAAGCCAATTGAAATACTAACCGTCTATAGATCATTTGATTGAAATGAACCAGATAAAATCAGCTATATGAGTTTACATTATGGAGCAATCGTTGAGATGGCCGTGCGCCGCAAATCGGTAAATATAAGCGAGATATCGCGAAGGATGCACGTTAACCGGCGTTCAATCTATAACTGGTTTCAAAAGGATTTTCTCAGTATCGAAATCATTTGTGAGATCGGATACATCATCGACCATGATTTTTCAAAGGATTTTCCAGACGAATTTGCGTTAGACGGTTTTGCCAATCCCCATCATTCAATGGGTTATAAGGGCAGCACAAATGCAGAACAGGATTATTCTGTCCGTTTTTGGATGAACAAATACATTGCTTTATTGGAAAAATACAATAATCTACTGATGGATTATGCCCGGGAAACCCAGGCGAAGGATGGTACAGATCCACCCTGAAAATATTGTTTGGCATTTTGAAGGGCAAAACCTGTAAAAATGTATTTCAATCCCCAAAATCTTCAAGCGTACAAAATCTTAACTAAATTAATATGTGTGGAATAGTTGGTTACATAGGAAACAGGGAGGCATTCCCTGTTTTGATTAATGGCTTGCGCCGTTTAGAATACCGTGGTTACGACAGTGCCGGAATTGCCTTTCTTGATGATGGACTTAAAGTCGTAAAAAAATCAGGAAAGGTTGCCGTTCTCGAAGCTGCCTGTAACAATATAAAAATTGCCTCCAGAATTGGTATTGCTCATACCCGATGGGCTACTCATGGGTCACCAAGCGATGCCAATGCACATCCTCATATTTCTCCGAACGGAAAACTGGCCATTGTACATAATGGGATTATTGAAAACTATGCCTCGCTGAAAACAGCCCTTTTATCTAAAGGACATGTGTTTACCAGCGAAACCGATACCGAGGTGCTGATCCATTTGATTGAGGAGGTACAAGAACGTACAGGACTTGATCTTGCCGAATCTGTTCGGCTGGCATTACACAACGTTACCGGGGCCTATGCAATTGTGATTATAGATGAGGATAATCCGGGGCGCCTGATTGCTGCCAGAAAAGGCAGTCCCTTGGTAATAGGTGTTGGTAAAAACGAATATTTTGTAGCTTCAGATGCTACTCCGCTTATCGAATATACCAAAAATATAGTTTACCTGAACGACAATGAGATCGCTTGCGTGGCTTATGATGGGATCAGTATTTTTAACCTCGATAACATTCCGCAGGTGCCCTTTGTACAGGAGCTGGAAATGGAAATTGAAATGCTTGAAAAAGGCGGCTACAATCATTTTATGCTTAAAGAGATCCACGAACAGGCAAAATCGATTCGTGAGTGTATGCGGGGCAGGGTTTACCCCGAACAGGGGAAAATTGCCTTAGGTGGCATTGCTTCCTTTGACGGTTTATTGAAAAATGCAGAGAGGATTGTTATCGTGGCCTGCGGTACCTCCTGGCATGCGGGATTAATAGGCGAATACCTGATTGAAAAGTATGCCCGTATTCCCGTTGAGGTTGAATATGCTTCCGAATTTAGGTACCGCGATCCTGTTATTCGCAGCAACGATCTCGTAATTGCCATATCCCAATCAGGCGAAACCGCCGATACCCTTTCTGCAATTGATTTGGCCAAAAAGATGGGCGCTGTTGTTTTGGGGATATGTAATGTGGTGGGTTCATCCGTATCGCGGGCTACAGATGGGGGAATTTATACGCACGTAGGCCCCGAAGTGGGCGTAGCATCTACCAAGGCATTTTCTGGTCAGGTAACGGTGCTCACCATGTTGGCGCTTTATCTTGCACAGCTCAAAGAAACGTTATCGAAAGAAGAACGCAGTAATTGTATCCATTCGCTTTGGAAATTGCCCGAATTTGTTGAAGAGGCATTGAAATGTGAAGATCAGGTGCAGCGCATTGCTTACGGAATGTTGCGCAGCAGGAACTGTATCTATTTAGGTCGTGGATGCGCCTTTCCGGTAGCGCTTGAGGGCGCCCTTAAACTTAAAGAAATCTCGTACATCCATGCCGAAGGGTACCCGGCTGCCGAAATGAAACACGGTCCAATTGCCCTTATTGATGAAGAAATGACCGTTATTTTTATTGCGACCAATCATTCCTATCACGAAAAAATAATCAACAATATACAGGAAGTAAGGGCAAGAAAAGGCAAGGTTATCGCCATTGTTTCGAATGCTGGCGGAGAAGTGGCAGCACTTTCTGATGAGGTTGTTCAGATTCCCCATTCGGATGAATTTCTGCTGCCCATCCTTGCTGCCA
Proteins encoded:
- the glmS gene encoding glutamine--fructose-6-phosphate transaminase (isomerizing), with amino-acid sequence MCGIVGYIGNREAFPVLINGLRRLEYRGYDSAGIAFLDDGLKVVKKSGKVAVLEAACNNIKIASRIGIAHTRWATHGSPSDANAHPHISPNGKLAIVHNGIIENYASLKTALLSKGHVFTSETDTEVLIHLIEEVQERTGLDLAESVRLALHNVTGAYAIVIIDEDNPGRLIAARKGSPLVIGVGKNEYFVASDATPLIEYTKNIVYLNDNEIACVAYDGISIFNLDNIPQVPFVQELEMEIEMLEKGGYNHFMLKEIHEQAKSIRECMRGRVYPEQGKIALGGIASFDGLLKNAERIVIVACGTSWHAGLIGEYLIEKYARIPVEVEYASEFRYRDPVIRSNDLVIAISQSGETADTLSAIDLAKKMGAVVLGICNVVGSSVSRATDGGIYTHVGPEVGVASTKAFSGQVTVLTMLALYLAQLKETLSKEERSNCIHSLWKLPEFVEEALKCEDQVQRIAYGMLRSRNCIYLGRGCAFPVALEGALKLKEISYIHAEGYPAAEMKHGPIALIDEEMTVIFIATNHSYHEKIINNIQEVRARKGKVIAIVSNAGGEVAALSDEVVQIPHSDEFLLPILAAIPLQLLAYHVALIRGCNVDQPRNLAKSVTVE
- a CDS encoding polysaccharide biosynthesis protein; this translates as MVRKQTEGRTRSRWLIFLIDQVIVCWSLSLSLFVVMQFNFSIVQRGYFFIYLFSYLLITSSVFLAMRIHTGIVRYANLDDVYRIFMATLISGICYWLFIELIVTPYLKKGWTGFNLALIFNFFISSSLLILLRVYVRQGYNHLNIPSEHKVETVLIYSRTGSAIILKQALEAQRENNFNILGYINNDPDKVGKYIQQKKIYHSSSISYLKKKFKLEKVLICGDDLDYGERKSILDKCMSEDIKVSLLPPPSQWACGRLSNSQIKELNINDLLQREPIVLNKEKILSEITGKRVLVTGAAGSIGSEIVRQLIGYSPELIILCDQAESPLHELQLELMDRYPDCRVVIFMANIQDRLRTYQLFDLYRPELVFHAAAYKHVPLMENNPTEAIMTNVFGTKNIASLSKRFEVEKFVMISTDKAVNPTNVMGATKRLAEIYIQTLQNNENENFNHTGTRFITTRFGNVLGSNGSVVPRFRAQIDAGGPVTVTHPEITRYFMTIPEAVELVMEAASMGKGGEIFVFDMGEAIKIVDLAINMIKLAGLAPQKDIDIVFTGLRPGEKLYEELLNNEEATMATHHRKIKIARVKHYLSGAVEELLDNLWKAKCSGNEIDMIGLIKKMIPEYRSNNSVFEKLDSPVAV